A stretch of Chiloscyllium punctatum isolate Juve2018m chromosome 6, sChiPun1.3, whole genome shotgun sequence DNA encodes these proteins:
- the aire gene encoding autoimmune regulator — protein MEPMSRSWEIQDDEQDSIGDLRMSNCDKNPEEDLRQILKVNRTEISMAIDDLFPFLHGLVDHDVITEQIFKETLQLKEQKGSNKAVYTVLTWILEKNNGSISEFWKNLFKDYNLERYPKLQPVYHSFPKDLELNKLRRGRKTPRMSPNQITTRPPLKRKSPEESPANAAGMNTKCGNNKETPGTILKGRIVKKTENTNVVRVPQRSGTQPVQKDNSHATSELSASSANLKGILIKQVLESGISKKGIKGAGETHVLSKSEDPGGKSRSKAWKLATRCRSLPLAQVLQNSKNNNNNSLYTAFNLVFEFYVYLAEDTDTTVG, from the exons AATGTCGAACTGTGATAAAAATCCCGAGGAAGATCTCAGACAGATCTTGAAGGTCAACAGGACCGAGATTTCAATGGCCATTGATGATCTCTTCCCATTTCTACATGGACTGGTGGATCATGATGTCATCACAGAGCAAATATTCAAG GAAACATTACAGCTGAAGGAACAGAAGGGTAGCAACAAGGCTGTGTACACTGTCCTCACATGGATCCTGGAGAAGAACAATGGATCCATTAGTGAATTCTGGAAGAATCTTTTCAAAGACTATAATCTGGAGCGGTACCCCAAACTCCAGCCTGTTTACCACAGCTTTCCAAAAG ACTTAGAACTAAATAAACTGAGACGAGGAAGGAAAACCCCCAGAATGTCTCCCAATCAGATAACAACGAGGCCTCCGCTAAAACGGAAATCTCCCGAGGAGTCACCAGCCAATGCAGCTGGCATGAATACAAAATGTGGCAATAACAAGGAGACACCAG GGACGATATTGAAAGGAAGAATCGTGAAAAAAACAGAGAACACTAACGTTGTCAGAGTGCCTCAAAGAAGTG GAACACAACCAGTTCAAAAAGATAACAGTCATGCAACCAGTGAGCTTTCTGCCTCGAGTGCTAACCTCAAAGGGATTCTCATCAAGCAAGTCTTAGAATCAG GAATTTCCAAAAAGGGAATTAAGGGTGCCGGAGAAACACATGTTCTCAGTAAGTCTGAGGATCCAGGAGGGAAGAGTCGGAGTAAGGCCTGGAAGTTGGCCACTCGCTGCAGAAGTTTACCCCTGGCACAGGTATTGCAGAACAGCAAGAACAACAACAACAACTCTTTATACACAGCCTTTAATCTTGTGTTCGAATTTTATGTTTATCTGGCTGAGGACACAGATACTACAGTTGGGTGA